A stretch of the Panicum virgatum strain AP13 chromosome 9N, P.virgatum_v5, whole genome shotgun sequence genome encodes the following:
- the LOC120691314 gene encoding homeobox protein knotted-1-like 4 has protein sequence MEQLPVLASGSKATTTTPFYFALDHRASTSSSPPEEAPQTSPPPPAVSDPPGQSNSERGSEIIKAKIMSHPLYPALLRAFIDCRKVGAPPEVVGRLSALAGEVEMNSGDVQEQPADPELDQFMEIYCNMLVRYRQELTRPIEEADEFFRSMEAQIDSFSLDDNGYEVGGSSSDDEQETVDLVGLPVAETTGSPSAEDKELKNRLLNKYSGYLSNLWKELSRKKKKGKLPRDARQKLLHWWQLHYRWPYPSELEKAALAESTGLDAKQINNWFINQRKRHWKPAPPAMVLATDYRLRPYGGGASSSSGSAALRMEGQHFAGGSSYPRGP, from the exons ATGGAGCAGCTGCCTGTTCTCGCCAGTGGCTCAAAGGCCACCACCACGACGCCCTTCTACTTCGCCTTAGATCACAGAGCCTCCACGTCGTCTTCCCCGCCGGAGGAGGCGCCAcaaacctcgccgccgccgcctgccgtctcagatcctcctggacagtCCAACAGCGAGAGGGGATCGGAAATAATCAAAGCGAAGATCATGTCTCACCCTCTCTATCCGGCTCTTCTGAGAGCCTTCATAGATTGCCGAAAG GTTGGAGCGCCGCCGGAGGTCGTTGGTCGGCTTTCGGCCCTCGCCGGTGAGGTCGAGATGAATTCAGGCGACGTGCAAGAACAACCGGCTGATCCGGAGCTCGATCAGTTCATG GAGATCTACTGTAACATGTTGGTAAGGTACAGACAGGAGCTCACAAGACCAATCGAAGAAGCCGACGAATTCTTCAGAAGCATGGAGGCCCAGATCGACTCATTTTCGCTAG ATGACAATGGCTACGAAGTGGGTGGTTCCTCCTCCGACGATGAGCAAGAAACCGTCGACTTGGTCGGCCTGCCGGTCGCTGAGACGACCGGCAGCCCGAGCGCGGAAGACAAGGAGCTGAAGAACCGCCTCCTGAACAAGTACAGCGGCTACCTGAGCAACCTCTGGAAAGAGctctcgaggaagaagaagaagggcaagctGCCGAGGGACGCGCGCCAGAAGCTCCTCCACTGGTGGCAGCTCCACTACAGGTGGCCCTACCCGTCG gagctggagaaggcggcgcTGGCGGAGTCGACGGGGCTGGACGCGAAGCAGATCAACAACTGGTTCATCAACCAGCGGAAGCGGCACTGgaagccggcgccgccggcgatggTGCTGGCCACGGACTACAGGCTGCGCccgtacggcggcggcgcctcgagCAGCTCGGGTTCCGCCGCTCTCCGCATGGAGGGGCAGCACTTCGCCGGCGGGAGCTCGTATCCGCGTGGCCCCTGA